From Natronincola ferrireducens, the proteins below share one genomic window:
- a CDS encoding HD domain-containing phosphohydrolase, with protein sequence MGKRTKLVSLLYIIITIGFFTWFIMVMIPHLKYNLSSFDKEYLQYYSDKFVFVGDEEYPPFSFNMNSMTKGYEADIIRAFKEELNIDLTYKQMNWSEAIEALERGEISVITGMQITEERKEKYLFSDPYLVTTQAIVAPRELGDVSVEDLQYLRIIAQKNSITHDIALENNAGEIIIAKDPLEAMELLINGEGDVWIENNMTALYYLRLYNENHSYNIKILEETTGHYAMALSKDNSMLADIINRVIYTLHKKGTIGILDNKWFGIVGHRPFQEIPRYFYITFFSYILLTCMFLFYLWNTTLHYQLNKKTNDLKKTNHLLQEERENIANLLEGIATAFATAIDYRDAYTGNHSKRVARLSIKTAEEMGLSQKDVFDTYVGALLHDVGKVGIPDNILNKTGPLTPEEYNIIKQHPVIGAKILDVIKSYDTIRNAVYYHHERWDGGVNTPFPSYLGTVKEEEIPLAARIIAVADAFDAMTTDRPYRKALDLSEAIKRIEIDSGKQFDPNVVTSFLKIIALEEGEAII encoded by the coding sequence ATGGGCAAAAGGACGAAATTGGTTTCATTGCTATATATTATAATTACCATTGGATTTTTTACTTGGTTTATAATGGTAATGATTCCACACCTTAAATATAATTTGAGCTCCTTCGACAAAGAGTATTTGCAGTATTATAGTGATAAGTTTGTATTTGTAGGAGATGAAGAGTATCCACCCTTTTCCTTCAATATGAATTCTATGACTAAGGGTTATGAAGCCGATATAATAAGGGCTTTTAAAGAGGAGTTAAATATTGATTTAACCTATAAGCAAATGAATTGGAGTGAAGCCATTGAAGCATTAGAAAGGGGAGAGATCTCTGTCATTACTGGTATGCAAATTACAGAGGAGCGAAAAGAAAAGTATCTTTTCTCTGATCCCTATTTAGTAACTACCCAAGCTATTGTAGCCCCAAGGGAGCTAGGGGATGTGTCAGTAGAAGATCTACAATATTTGAGGATTATTGCACAAAAAAATTCCATTACCCATGACATAGCATTGGAAAACAATGCTGGAGAAATTATTATAGCGAAGGATCCTTTGGAGGCCATGGAATTATTAATCAACGGTGAAGGTGATGTTTGGATAGAGAACAATATGACAGCTCTATATTATTTAAGGTTATATAATGAAAATCATTCTTATAATATAAAGATTTTAGAGGAAACCACCGGCCACTATGCTATGGCTTTGTCTAAGGACAATTCTATGCTTGCTGATATTATCAACAGAGTCATTTATACGCTACATAAAAAAGGTACTATAGGTATTTTGGATAATAAGTGGTTTGGCATTGTTGGCCATAGACCCTTTCAAGAAATACCTAGGTATTTTTATATCACTTTCTTTTCTTATATCCTCTTAACCTGTATGTTTTTATTTTATTTGTGGAATACAACCCTACATTATCAATTGAATAAGAAAACTAACGATTTAAAGAAGACCAATCACTTATTACAAGAAGAAAGGGAAAACATAGCAAATTTATTAGAGGGAATTGCTACAGCCTTTGCTACGGCTATTGACTATAGGGATGCTTATACAGGCAATCACAGTAAACGAGTAGCCCGTTTGAGTATTAAGACTGCTGAAGAGATGGGATTGTCACAGAAGGATGTATTTGATACTTATGTTGGGGCTTTGCTTCATGATGTGGGGAAGGTAGGGATTCCCGACAATATTTTAAATAAAACAGGACCTCTAACCCCAGAAGAATACAACATCATAAAACAACACCCTGTTATCGGAGCAAAGATATTGGATGTCATCAAATCCTATGATACTATTAGGAATGCAGTATATTATCATCATGAACGATGGGATGGCGGAGTTAACACACCGTTTCCATCTTATCTTGGTACGGTAAAGGAGGAGGAAATCCCTCTAGCAGCAAGGATTATAGCAGTAGCTGATGCCTTTGATGCCATGACCACTGATAGGCCCTATAGAAAGGCTTTAGATTTATCGGAAGCAATTAAGAGAATAGAAATTGATTCAGGAAAACAATTTGATCCCAATGTGGTGACGTCCTTTTTAAAAATTATAGCCCTAGAAGAGGGGGAGGCCATAATTTAG
- a CDS encoding flagellar protein FlaG: MKVDGLSNSKIYTEAPNALGKGSPSIRREATAVEVPRPSAEKQYTEEQIIKAVEKANKSFEPFDRRFEISIHEKTKSIMVKVINSTNDEVIREVPSEKILDMVAHMLEVAGIIIDKKI, translated from the coding sequence ATGAAGGTCGATGGATTGTCAAACAGTAAAATTTATACTGAAGCTCCTAATGCTTTAGGAAAAGGAAGTCCAAGCATTAGGAGAGAGGCCACAGCAGTAGAAGTACCGAGACCATCTGCAGAAAAGCAATACACAGAGGAACAAATTATCAAGGCGGTGGAAAAAGCCAACAAAAGTTTTGAACCCTTTGATCGACGTTTCGAAATCTCTATACATGAGAAGACGAAATCCATTATGGTTAAGGTAATCAATTCCACCAATGATGAGGTGATTCGAGAAGTACCATCGGAAAAAATTTTGGACATGGTGGCCCATATGCTGGAGGTTGCAGGAATTATTATCGATAAAAAAATCTAA
- a CDS encoding S-layer homology domain-containing protein, whose amino-acid sequence MKKSKKGVALILIVMMVIGMQLVYSFATEGMSHGEIETLIEEVAKEKGIPSVILKAIAWKESNYRQFHNGHPFVSRGNTGIMQINEVHRHLDQQKLRHDIRYNIEAGADILLGRWQASGSLYPTIGDMDPNILEHWYFTLWGYNGWLARNNPNVSEDKAYQEEIFQLIRDKYNQPITSIDSSHLPKSGLPKRGLKIPTPKNYHFGDLKDDHGVVFRDIIHHINQEYIEELYKMGIVSGIGKDLFLPDAFVTKEQMAKIVVDALDIKPIGQEIHDVDYGEVSPWAKDYVTIAHQHGMLPVDEEDRIYPQEFITREEALMMLFEGLQVEIHKEDLIAPITYKDFKQISSSALDSVAYFIGKGILTVEPQQSLRPKDYMTRGELCRLVYYIREFQLQ is encoded by the coding sequence TTGAAAAAAAGCAAAAAAGGGGTAGCTTTGATTTTGATTGTTATGATGGTCATAGGTATGCAGCTGGTTTATAGCTTTGCAACAGAGGGAATGAGTCATGGAGAAATAGAAACCTTGATTGAAGAGGTAGCGAAGGAAAAAGGAATTCCTTCAGTGATTCTTAAGGCTATTGCTTGGAAGGAAAGTAACTATAGGCAATTTCACAATGGACACCCCTTTGTATCTAGAGGGAATACAGGGATTATGCAGATAAATGAAGTGCATCGCCATTTAGATCAGCAAAAACTAAGACATGATATACGATACAATATTGAAGCAGGAGCAGATATTTTATTGGGAAGATGGCAGGCATCCGGTAGTCTTTATCCCACTATAGGAGACATGGACCCTAATATTTTAGAGCATTGGTATTTTACTCTTTGGGGATATAATGGATGGTTAGCTAGAAATAACCCAAACGTTTCAGAGGATAAAGCTTATCAAGAGGAGATATTCCAATTAATAAGGGATAAATATAATCAACCCATCACCTCTATTGATTCCAGCCATCTGCCCAAAAGTGGATTGCCAAAGAGGGGGCTAAAAATACCAACCCCCAAGAACTATCATTTTGGGGATTTGAAGGATGACCATGGGGTTGTTTTTAGGGATATAATCCATCATATAAATCAGGAGTACATAGAGGAATTATATAAAATGGGGATTGTAAGTGGTATTGGAAAGGATTTATTTCTTCCCGATGCCTTTGTAACCAAAGAACAAATGGCTAAAATAGTAGTAGATGCATTGGATATAAAACCTATCGGTCAAGAAATCCATGATGTAGATTATGGGGAAGTATCTCCGTGGGCAAAGGACTATGTAACTATAGCCCATCAGCATGGCATGCTACCAGTAGATGAAGAGGATAGGATTTATCCCCAAGAGTTTATAACGAGGGAAGAGGCACTTATGATGCTGTTTGAAGGTCTGCAAGTTGAGATTCATAAAGAAGATCTTATAGCACCTATAACCTATAAAGACTTTAAACAAATAAGTTCTTCTGCCCTGGATAGTGTAGCCTATTTTATTGGAAAAGGTATATTGACGGTGGAGCCTCAGCAATCCTTAAGACCAAAGGATTATATGACTAGGGGAGAGCTATGTAGGCTGGTGTATTATATTAGAGAATTCCAGCTACAATAG
- a CDS encoding C-GCAxxG-C-C family (seleno)protein — MLKEKAEKYYSSKYDLNCAETILYAANKAYDLNLTKDALKTMAGFGGGMAIEETCGAVTGAIAVLGIMFVEERAHEGEKIKNLVLQLFDRVEKRLDTVNCKLLKEKYRHDEEVKCKSIIVAVAEVLEEIIGSEA, encoded by the coding sequence ATGTTAAAGGAAAAGGCAGAAAAATATTATAGCTCTAAATACGATTTAAACTGTGCAGAAACCATCTTATATGCCGCTAATAAGGCCTATGACTTAAATCTTACAAAAGATGCCTTAAAGACAATGGCAGGATTTGGCGGGGGAATGGCTATAGAGGAAACCTGTGGAGCTGTTACTGGAGCTATAGCGGTATTAGGTATCATGTTTGTAGAAGAACGGGCCCATGAGGGGGAAAAAATAAAGAACCTGGTACTACAACTGTTTGACAGGGTAGAGAAAAGGTTGGATACCGTCAATTGCAAATTATTAAAGGAAAAGTATCGTCATGATGAAGAAGTGAAGTGTAAATCCATCATCGTGGCAGTAGCCGAGGTGCTGGAGGAAATTATAGGGAGTGAAGCTTAA
- a CDS encoding transposase: MNFWENAHATLFQFTEWNLKHSIRVVVDAYFSNKSFIQPLLDRKNPIHVVTKLKTNAVGFLDPEKPAKKKQGRPRKKG; encoded by the coding sequence ATGAATTTTTGGGAAAATGCCCATGCTACATTATTTCAGTTTACAGAGTGGAACTTAAAGCATTCTATTCGGGTAGTAGTAGATGCGTATTTTAGCAATAAATCCTTTATACAACCCCTGCTAGATAGAAAAAATCCTATTCATGTTGTTACAAAATTAAAGACGAATGCTGTTGGGTTTTTAGATCCTGAAAAACCAGCAAAAAAGAAGCAAGGTCGCCCAAGAAAAAAGGGGTAG
- a CDS encoding transposase, with translation MTSIPVLLYGETRNVDVVVKDLWMLDLDRKVRVVLTKVGSKVTAIISTDVTLTPSAIIEIYSARFSIEVAIKDMKQHLGLGDYQHHSLLPTLRFVHLVAVAYSVGKITLLKFSSSSWLDIQDY, from the coding sequence ATGACATCTATTCCTGTACTCTTATATGGTGAAACTAGAAACGTTGACGTTGTAGTAAAAGATTTATGGATGCTAGATCTTGACCGTAAAGTTCGAGTAGTCCTCACTAAAGTTGGCAGCAAGGTAACTGCCATTATTAGTACAGATGTAACACTGACCCCATCAGCAATTATTGAAATCTATAGTGCTCGATTTTCCATAGAAGTAGCTATTAAAGATATGAAGCAGCACCTAGGCTTAGGGGATTATCAACATCACTCTTTATTGCCTACGCTTAGATTCGTACACCTTGTAGCTGTAGCCTATAGTGTAGGAAAGATAACATTGTTAAAATTTTCAAGTAGCAGCTGGTTAGATATCCAAGATTACTGA
- a CDS encoding DctP family TRAP transporter solute-binding subunit, whose amino-acid sequence MKKAISIVLILVVLLATITGCSNNTTNDTQSNTDTQTKKDAIIIKYGLIAPESHSQTQAAFKFAQHVEEKSQGELKVEVYPNALLGGDVQLTEAVALGTIQMALPSTSTLVMYSPMFGALDMPFMFSSTEKAFNALEGEVGQLLNGELEKVGIKNTGYSFNGIRNITNNVRPITQPEDLKGVKMRVMESPIFIDMFTLLGTNPTPISFGELFTALQQKTVDGQENAASLIYDSKFQEVQKYISLTKHVYGFCANIINLDFYNQLSNEHKSIIDEAAELWLVDWQIAEEDGNDANYVQKLQDDGMEVNEVSEENYKKFAAAVEPMYEKYRKEMGNEIFDLLEKYR is encoded by the coding sequence ATGAAAAAGGCAATAAGTATAGTATTAATATTAGTAGTATTGTTAGCTACTATAACAGGATGTAGCAACAATACTACTAATGACACACAAAGCAATACAGATACACAAACAAAGAAAGATGCTATTATAATTAAATATGGCTTGATTGCACCTGAGTCTCATTCGCAAACTCAAGCAGCCTTTAAATTTGCCCAACACGTAGAAGAAAAATCTCAAGGAGAACTTAAAGTGGAAGTATATCCCAATGCTCTATTAGGTGGGGATGTTCAATTAACAGAGGCAGTAGCTCTAGGAACAATACAAATGGCTCTTCCTTCTACTTCTACATTAGTTATGTATTCTCCCATGTTTGGCGCATTAGACATGCCATTTATGTTTTCAAGTACTGAAAAAGCATTTAATGCTCTTGAAGGAGAAGTTGGACAATTACTAAATGGAGAACTTGAAAAAGTTGGAATCAAAAACACTGGGTACAGCTTTAATGGTATAAGAAACATAACAAATAATGTAAGACCTATAACACAACCTGAAGATTTGAAAGGTGTAAAAATGAGGGTTATGGAAAGTCCCATATTTATAGATATGTTTACTCTATTAGGTACTAACCCTACTCCTATAAGTTTTGGAGAACTTTTCACAGCGCTTCAACAAAAAACTGTTGATGGGCAAGAAAATGCTGCATCATTAATTTATGACTCTAAATTTCAAGAAGTACAAAAATACATAAGTCTCACAAAACATGTTTATGGATTTTGTGCAAATATAATAAATTTAGATTTTTATAATCAATTATCAAACGAGCATAAATCAATTATAGATGAAGCGGCTGAATTGTGGTTAGTTGATTGGCAAATCGCAGAAGAAGACGGTAATGATGCTAACTATGTCCAAAAACTACAAGATGATGGCATGGAAGTTAATGAGGTCTCTGAAGAGAATTACAAAAAATTCGCAGCTGCTGTAGAGCCAATGTATGAAAAGTACAGAAAAGAAATGGGTAATGAAATATTTGACTTGTTAGAAAAGTATAGATAG
- a CDS encoding TRAP transporter small permease: MKNVVKKIINFYNAAEEYILVASLAFTVILVFIQVVMRYVFNQSLSWSEELCRYIFIWQVWLGASLGFRTKKHIAIEMIYDKLKGRGKIIYMFMSKIITLAFNVFLVKYGFQLVQTMIARGTVSSGMRIPLYIVYLSVPVSSLVIVCRIIGGIYSDARGLVFIKSEGSEA, encoded by the coding sequence ATGAAAAATGTTGTAAAAAAAATAATAAACTTTTATAATGCAGCAGAAGAGTATATATTGGTAGCAAGTTTAGCATTTACAGTAATATTGGTATTTATTCAAGTTGTTATGAGATACGTGTTTAATCAATCTCTCTCGTGGAGTGAGGAATTATGTAGATATATATTTATTTGGCAAGTTTGGCTAGGTGCCAGCTTAGGGTTTAGGACCAAAAAACATATTGCTATTGAAATGATATACGACAAATTAAAAGGAAGAGGAAAGATAATATATATGTTCATGAGCAAAATTATTACACTAGCATTTAATGTTTTTTTAGTTAAATACGGCTTTCAATTAGTACAAACTATGATTGCCAGAGGTACAGTCTCCTCAGGAATGAGAATTCCTCTATATATTGTATATTTAAGTGTTCCAGTAAGTTCATTGGTAATAGTGTGTAGAATAATTGGAGGAATTTACAGTGACGCTAGAGGATTAGTATTCATAAAATCTGAAGGGAGTGAAGCATAA
- a CDS encoding TRAP transporter large permease, protein MQATMFLFSSFFILLFLAIPIGYAIGIATLLTMMNFSNIPLVMISQNAVTGVDSFPLMAIPFFIFAGNIMSTGGVAKRLIDFFNLLLRKRTGALGMVTIVACMFFAAISGSAMATTAAIGGFMIPEMEKRGYSKAYSASLAAAAGTIGVIIPPSIPFVLYGVVTGNSISDLFIAGMIPGILMGVALMVVNYIVSKKNGNLGDKNAAPLSLKKFFLAFKDAIWAIMTPVIILGGIYGGIFTPTEAAVVACVYATIVSVVVYKELTFKQLYKTLFTSMEVNGTTVFMVGLSTVFATYLTMEQIPAMLANAILSLTSNKIIILLLINVLLLIVGCFIDNIPATIILAPILLPVVRQLGMSATQFGVMLTMNLAIGFVTPPYGINLFVAQAVAGVKMEQMIKYVKWLILALFIVLALTTYFEPTTMFLVKLFKG, encoded by the coding sequence ATGCAAGCTACTATGTTTTTATTTTCTTCGTTTTTCATTCTCCTGTTCTTAGCAATACCAATCGGATATGCAATTGGCATTGCTACGTTATTAACTATGATGAACTTTTCAAATATACCATTAGTAATGATTAGTCAAAATGCTGTAACGGGAGTTGATTCATTTCCATTAATGGCTATACCCTTCTTTATTTTTGCTGGAAACATAATGAGTACAGGTGGGGTTGCAAAGCGTCTTATTGACTTTTTCAACTTGTTGTTAAGAAAAAGAACGGGCGCTCTAGGAATGGTAACCATAGTAGCTTGTATGTTCTTTGCAGCTATTTCTGGTTCTGCTATGGCAACTACAGCGGCAATTGGAGGTTTTATGATACCCGAAATGGAAAAAAGAGGTTACAGTAAAGCCTATAGTGCTTCTTTAGCTGCAGCTGCAGGTACCATCGGAGTCATTATTCCTCCTAGTATACCTTTTGTATTGTATGGAGTTGTTACAGGAAATTCTATTAGTGACTTGTTCATAGCTGGTATGATACCTGGAATTTTAATGGGAGTAGCACTAATGGTAGTCAATTATATTGTATCTAAGAAAAATGGAAATCTAGGGGATAAAAATGCTGCACCTTTATCTTTAAAGAAGTTTTTCTTAGCTTTCAAAGATGCAATATGGGCAATCATGACGCCGGTAATTATATTAGGAGGGATTTATGGAGGCATTTTTACACCAACAGAAGCTGCTGTTGTAGCGTGTGTATATGCAACAATTGTGAGTGTTGTAGTGTACAAGGAATTGACATTTAAACAACTATATAAAACCTTATTTACTAGTATGGAAGTCAATGGTACTACAGTATTTATGGTAGGACTTTCAACTGTATTTGCCACTTATTTAACTATGGAGCAAATTCCAGCAATGTTAGCTAATGCAATACTTAGTCTTACATCTAATAAAATAATTATATTATTATTAATAAATGTTTTGTTGCTAATAGTAGGCTGTTTTATCGATAATATACCGGCTACTATTATACTTGCTCCTATATTGTTACCCGTAGTAAGACAATTAGGTATGAGTGCTACACAGTTTGGTGTTATGTTGACTATGAACTTAGCTATTGGATTTGTTACACCACCCTATGGAATTAATTTATTTGTAGCTCAAGCTGTAGCTGGCGTAAAAATGGAACAAATGATTAAATATGTAAAATGGCTAATTTTGGCTTTGTTTATTGTACTGGCTCTAACCACTTATTTTGAACCAACAACTATGTTTTTAGTAAAACTTTTTAAAGGTTAA
- a CDS encoding nickel pincer cofactor-dependent isomerase, group 22 codes for MPILLEEDLNIDLPKMHTVRQIFPKEELEDIEAAICCEIKKEFIKSTIKPGNKVAVAVGSRGIKNLKEIVKLTVDKIKEMGAHPYIVSAMGSHGGGTEKGQREILYGYGITEEYMQVPVITKTDVVHLGKTKKGIDVYFDKIAYEADVVVPINRIKLHTDFVADIQSGLCKMLVIGLGNHTGCSAIHEEEFDCFGEIIKEAASIIMKKANIGFGVGIVENAYDRTSIIEFIPAKELISREIQLVRIAKENMPKLMIPEIDILIVEEIGKNISGAGYDPNILGKSYILKEFVLEVPKINKMILLDLSEESHGNGIGMGIFDIITKKVFEQLDFESIYANGVAIKCIDDCKIPLIAKNQDEAIKIAIKVLRGADKDNLKIVKIKNTLELEYIQVSDSLLEYVKNDTRLELH; via the coding sequence ATGCCTATATTACTTGAGGAAGATTTAAATATTGACCTACCTAAAATGCATACAGTTAGGCAGATTTTTCCAAAAGAAGAATTAGAAGATATTGAAGCAGCTATATGTTGTGAGATAAAAAAAGAATTTATTAAATCTACAATCAAACCAGGAAATAAAGTTGCAGTTGCGGTAGGAAGCAGAGGTATAAAGAATTTAAAAGAAATAGTAAAACTAACTGTAGATAAAATAAAAGAAATGGGAGCCCATCCCTATATAGTTTCTGCAATGGGAAGCCACGGTGGAGGAACAGAAAAGGGTCAAAGAGAAATACTTTATGGTTATGGAATAACCGAAGAATATATGCAAGTACCTGTGATTACAAAAACAGATGTTGTTCACCTTGGCAAAACAAAAAAAGGTATTGATGTTTATTTTGATAAAATTGCATATGAAGCTGATGTAGTAGTGCCTATAAATAGAATAAAGCTTCACACAGATTTTGTTGCAGATATACAAAGTGGTTTATGTAAAATGCTTGTTATAGGATTAGGTAATCATACAGGTTGTTCTGCAATTCACGAAGAAGAATTTGATTGTTTTGGAGAAATAATTAAAGAAGCAGCTTCTATTATAATGAAAAAGGCAAACATTGGATTCGGTGTTGGAATAGTGGAGAATGCCTATGATAGAACATCAATAATTGAATTCATTCCTGCCAAAGAATTGATTTCTAGAGAGATTCAACTAGTTAGAATTGCTAAAGAAAATATGCCAAAGCTTATGATTCCCGAAATAGATATATTAATTGTAGAAGAGATAGGTAAAAACATCTCTGGTGCAGGATATGATCCAAATATATTAGGGAAAAGCTATATTTTAAAGGAGTTTGTATTAGAAGTTCCTAAGATAAATAAAATGATTCTATTAGACCTATCAGAGGAATCCCATGGGAATGGCATAGGTATGGGGATATTTGATATCATAACAAAAAAAGTGTTTGAGCAATTAGATTTTGAGTCAATTTATGCAAATGGAGTAGCTATTAAATGCATCGATGATTGTAAAATACCTTTAATTGCTAAAAATCAAGATGAAGCCATAAAAATAGCTATTAAAGTCCTTCGAGGAGCCGATAAAGACAATTTAAAGATTGTAAAAATTAAAAACACCTTAGAATTAGAATACATTCAGGTTTCAGATTCATTATTAGAATATGTGAAAAATGATACTAGATTAGAATTACATTAA
- a CDS encoding aconitase X catalytic domain-containing protein codes for MKLTNEQQDMLDGKYGEGAAIAMKIQVAIGESFDAERLVPITRAHVALSNQEADLWFAEKLLKAGAKCKVPPTVNPGFCLSFFKNKEMVSKEDADLMQRTHDAYKGLGAILSYNCTPYIDTNVPNYGEIVAFSESSATPYVNAVWGAKSNREGANSALCAAITGFVPEYGLLFDENRKGNILVEVKADIKTDFDYHILGMLGKKIGNGIPVFTGLPKHISKEGLRNLGAQLNTSGAYGMYHIVGCTPEAPTLEAAFGGKEPQRKVTITNEDMQGILSEISLEGNREIDFAMFGCPHFTLEEVKYIADKIKDKKLKKEMWILTSSHVKEMAERMGLDKIILEAGGFIVPDTCPDQPCWKHLNGKIGITESPKCAYYPQRRGIHFVIRDLDTCINAALIGEVK; via the coding sequence ATGAAGTTAACAAATGAACAACAGGACATGCTAGATGGCAAATATGGTGAAGGTGCCGCTATTGCAATGAAAATTCAAGTAGCTATTGGAGAATCATTTGATGCCGAAAGATTAGTACCAATAACTAGAGCACATGTTGCCTTAAGCAATCAAGAAGCAGATCTATGGTTTGCTGAAAAGTTATTAAAAGCGGGGGCTAAATGTAAAGTTCCTCCAACGGTTAATCCAGGGTTTTGTTTATCATTCTTTAAAAATAAAGAAATGGTTTCCAAAGAAGATGCTGATTTAATGCAAAGAACCCATGATGCCTACAAAGGTTTAGGAGCAATTTTGAGCTACAACTGCACCCCATATATAGATACAAACGTACCAAATTATGGAGAAATAGTTGCTTTTTCAGAATCAAGTGCAACTCCTTATGTAAACGCAGTTTGGGGAGCAAAAAGTAATAGAGAAGGAGCAAACAGTGCACTTTGTGCTGCTATCACTGGATTTGTGCCTGAATATGGACTATTATTTGATGAAAATAGAAAAGGTAATATTTTGGTAGAAGTAAAGGCTGATATAAAAACAGACTTTGATTATCATATACTAGGAATGTTAGGCAAGAAAATTGGGAATGGAATCCCTGTGTTTACAGGATTACCTAAACATATTTCAAAGGAGGGATTAAGAAATTTAGGTGCTCAACTAAATACATCTGGAGCCTATGGCATGTATCATATAGTCGGATGCACCCCTGAAGCACCAACATTAGAAGCTGCCTTTGGCGGAAAAGAGCCTCAAAGAAAAGTTACTATTACCAACGAAGATATGCAAGGAATTTTATCAGAAATTTCATTAGAAGGAAACAGAGAAATTGATTTTGCAATGTTTGGTTGTCCTCATTTTACCTTAGAAGAAGTCAAATATATTGCTGACAAAATAAAAGATAAAAAACTTAAAAAGGAAATGTGGATACTTACATCAAGTCATGTTAAAGAAATGGCTGAAAGGATGGGACTAGACAAAATAATTTTAGAAGCTGGTGGATTTATTGTACCTGATACCTGTCCAGATCAACCCTGTTGGAAACACTTAAATGGCAAAATAGGAATAACCGAGTCTCCAAAATGTGCATATTATCCACAAAGACGAGGAATACATTTTGTCATTAGAGATTTAGATACTTGCATAAATGCTGCATTAATAGGTGAGGTGAAATAA
- a CDS encoding aconitase X swivel domain-containing protein, with protein MKNKKFSCHKISEGVAEAEVIVSKDDIMFYLIEPETGKVMEQAHDLEGKSIAQKILIFPSGKGSSVVQADGLYQLNQKGNAPKAMIIQHPETVLVSSAIIMEIPMVDKVDPEFYKVIKDGDRVRVDANNGTIEILS; from the coding sequence ATGAAAAATAAAAAATTTAGCTGTCACAAAATATCAGAAGGTGTTGCAGAAGCTGAAGTGATTGTATCAAAGGATGATATCATGTTCTATTTAATAGAACCTGAAACAGGCAAAGTTATGGAACAGGCCCATGATTTAGAAGGAAAATCTATAGCACAAAAAATATTGATTTTTCCTAGTGGAAAAGGAAGCTCAGTAGTGCAAGCTGACGGATTATATCAACTTAATCAAAAAGGTAATGCACCAAAAGCCATGATTATACAACATCCTGAAACCGTACTAGTATCCAGTGCAATTATTATGGAAATCCCCATGGTTGATAAAGTAGATCCAGAATTTTATAAAGTAATAAAAGATGGAGATCGTGTTAGAGTAGATGCAAACAATGGAACTATAGAAATACTTAGCTAA
- a CDS encoding GntR family transcriptional regulator → MITKISKTKKKNLAQIAYEEIRDRIYHNKIQPGELINESSIAEELSISRTPVREALRMLASEDIIEVKDGVGTYVKLLSIKNIKDIFEVRKALEVIAIKTAIYKITELEITELENDFMLLKRKYDMGTLTKEEFANVDMKFHQLIFAKCENNYAKGIFEEMSLKIKQYQYISYESLNNSEESIAQHLQMINFIKDRNLKELITFLENHINWSLKLLLMEK, encoded by the coding sequence ATGATAACAAAAATAAGTAAGACTAAGAAGAAAAATTTAGCTCAAATCGCTTATGAAGAAATAAGGGATAGAATTTACCACAATAAGATACAACCTGGAGAGTTAATTAATGAAAGCAGTATTGCAGAGGAATTAAGTATAAGCAGGACGCCTGTTAGAGAAGCTCTTAGAATGTTAGCAAGCGAGGATATTATCGAAGTAAAAGATGGTGTTGGGACTTATGTCAAACTATTATCAATTAAAAATATTAAGGATATTTTTGAAGTAAGGAAAGCACTAGAAGTGATTGCAATTAAAACTGCAATTTATAAGATAACAGAATTAGAAATTACTGAACTCGAAAATGATTTTATGCTTCTTAAAAGAAAATATGATATGGGTACTTTGACAAAAGAGGAGTTTGCAAATGTTGATATGAAGTTTCATCAATTAATTTTTGCTAAATGTGAAAATAACTATGCTAAGGGAATATTTGAAGAGATGAGCTTAAAGATTAAACAATATCAATATATATCTTATGAATCCTTAAATAATAGTGAAGAAAGTATAGCACAACATTTACAAATGATTAACTTTATTAAAGATAGAAACTTAAAGGAATTAATTACTTTTTTAGAAAATCATATAAACTGGTCGCTGAAACTTTTGTTAATGGAAAAATAA